A region from the Candidatus Electrothrix scaldis genome encodes:
- a CDS encoding chemotaxis protein CheB, which produces MTSQQHTENTPQQEKKGVPDFPVVGIGASAGGLAALEAFFSAMPPDTGMAFVVVQHLSPDFKSLMDKLLARHTTMPIHRVEDGITLEKNAIYLIPPRCVMTMNEGQLYLQERVNQHLTLPVDIFFESLAKAAGPQAVGIILSGTGSDGSRGIQAIHDAGGLVLAQTVESAQFDGMPREAISTGICDYVITPAEMPGLLLDYAEAPESIRRPSSRLEIFWTEGEYAEVFAHLRQGYGLDFSKYKPTTVGRRIQRRMDFCRLRQIQDYAELLSNNPLELDALYKDLLIGVTEFFRDPKVFSYLEHEVVPGLLKQAGPNGLRAWIAACATGEEAYSIAILLHEAAEKIGSEKKISVFATDVHRHSLDIASKGVYERERLKNVSPERLSRYFNEEKTGFHSVNPELRKLVIFAPHNLINDPPFTKMDLVSCRNLLIYFSPESQESSLHLLHYALHRGGILLLGLSEGTGKFADDFSVIHSKHKIFQKISDSRRGLDIREIGNNGPPPLLPASPKIRTKNSVMLDRQVLHDYDLLLKRHIPRGVLLDQHRQVLHYFGDITPYLKAPEGRVENDFLHMLEGDLHLAVSVALQRSAASASDFTLPNVSVLRGDQTERVDVVVQCLPDDKSHSCHYHIALIPLPLSPSPPASSPEPFVFLQDDQGSHTLQNYLADLEAELQLTKENLQTTVEELQTSNEELQATNEELLASNEELQSTNEELHSVNEELYTVNAEFERKNSELESLNREHQNLLDSLEVGVVFLDKHLVIRKFNPASAYSFKLLPQDIGRPIDHIAYQLTDQNRMLNDVRQVLESGHMMEHEVQSQDGAWLLQRMVPYRGKDRRIKGVILTFTDISDIKLAELAMQKHATDYKVTFDNLLSGVVVHDRNAEIIFSNPEARRILGLPAPQAHRQNSGDINWYFTDAEGKILSEEACPLARVLGNHETVSNELLGIKRPHHPNITWIYLNGIPVPDENGQVDKGIINFVDITALQQAKKALDEKTDLLTMSQSIGQLGSWVFNTSANQLEWSEETYHIFGLEPQNFQGNYETFLELVHPEDRALVHQAYSDSVQQNTEHYEIEHRIIRPLDKEVRFVHEKCHHQRDASGNILCSVGIVQDITERKQTALALRSAKEVAEQASRAKTLFLANMSHEIRTPMNVIIGMNKLIRETELTPRQREYVEIVYRSSQILFALIEDILDFSKIEAGKVELESILFHPGELIHKTADMLRVEAENKGLLLVCNIADDIPLSVKGDPTRFYQVIMNLVNNAIKFTEQGKITIQASLEKETKQQVTLLFSVQDSGIGIPLDRIQELFQPFSQIDPSTTRKFGGTGLGLAITSSIIHMMGGTIEVKSTPGKGAIFLCTISFDKVALEEQEHAARLQEEKDAAQPPQLAGLKGLLVEDNLFNQKLAHILLEKMAISVKSAYNGKEAINAIYEGEYDFVLMDIQMPIMDGLEATRILRAEGINLPIIALTANATAKDRADCLAAGMNDYLSKPIDEEKLREIIFRQVMGKE; this is translated from the coding sequence GTAGGCATCGGTGCCTCAGCTGGTGGCCTAGCCGCTCTGGAGGCCTTTTTCAGTGCCATGCCGCCAGACACGGGTATGGCCTTTGTCGTGGTCCAGCATCTTTCCCCTGATTTCAAGAGTCTGATGGACAAGCTGCTGGCTCGTCATACCACTATGCCCATCCACCGGGTGGAAGATGGCATTACCCTGGAAAAAAATGCCATCTACCTCATCCCGCCCAGATGCGTCATGACCATGAATGAGGGACAACTCTATCTCCAGGAACGAGTGAATCAGCACTTGACCCTGCCGGTGGACATTTTTTTTGAATCCCTGGCCAAGGCAGCAGGTCCACAAGCGGTGGGCATCATCCTGTCAGGCACTGGTTCTGATGGTTCCAGAGGGATCCAGGCCATTCACGATGCAGGTGGGCTTGTCCTGGCCCAGACCGTTGAATCCGCCCAATTTGACGGCATGCCCAGAGAGGCTATCAGCACCGGTATCTGCGATTACGTTATCACGCCCGCTGAAATGCCGGGTCTCCTGCTTGATTATGCAGAAGCCCCTGAATCCATACGGAGACCTTCATCGCGTCTGGAAATTTTTTGGACTGAGGGGGAATATGCTGAGGTTTTTGCCCATCTCCGCCAAGGCTATGGCCTGGATTTTTCCAAATACAAACCCACCACTGTGGGACGCCGTATCCAACGACGCATGGACTTCTGTCGCCTCCGACAGATACAAGACTATGCAGAACTCCTGAGTAATAACCCTCTGGAGCTGGATGCGCTGTACAAGGATCTTCTCATCGGAGTAACGGAATTTTTCCGAGATCCCAAGGTGTTCTCCTATTTAGAGCATGAGGTTGTGCCAGGCCTTTTAAAGCAGGCAGGACCTAATGGTTTGAGAGCATGGATTGCAGCCTGCGCTACCGGTGAAGAGGCCTACTCCATAGCCATTCTCCTCCATGAAGCTGCCGAAAAAATCGGCTCCGAAAAAAAAATTTCCGTATTTGCCACTGATGTACACCGCCACTCCCTGGATATAGCCTCTAAAGGAGTCTATGAGCGTGAGCGTCTCAAAAACGTTTCCCCAGAACGACTCTCTCGCTATTTCAACGAAGAAAAGACTGGATTCCACAGCGTTAACCCTGAGCTGCGTAAACTGGTGATTTTTGCTCCTCATAATCTGATCAATGATCCCCCCTTCACCAAAATGGATCTGGTCAGCTGCCGCAATCTACTGATTTACTTCTCTCCAGAAAGCCAGGAGAGCTCTCTTCATTTACTCCATTATGCGCTCCATCGAGGCGGTATACTGCTGCTCGGACTCAGTGAAGGGACCGGCAAATTTGCCGATGATTTTTCTGTTATCCATAGTAAACACAAAATATTTCAAAAGATCAGCGATTCACGGCGAGGACTGGACATCAGGGAGATCGGCAATAACGGCCCCCCTCCCCTGCTCCCTGCCAGCCCAAAAATAAGAACAAAGAACTCGGTCATGCTTGATCGGCAGGTTCTCCATGATTACGATCTGCTGCTCAAACGCCATATCCCGCGCGGAGTCCTCCTGGACCAGCATCGTCAGGTATTACATTATTTTGGTGATATCACCCCCTACCTCAAAGCGCCCGAGGGACGGGTGGAAAATGATTTCCTTCACATGCTCGAAGGTGATCTGCATCTGGCTGTCAGCGTAGCCTTGCAGCGTTCCGCTGCCAGCGCTTCTGATTTTACCCTGCCCAATGTCAGTGTCCTGCGTGGTGACCAGACCGAACGGGTAGATGTAGTGGTTCAGTGCCTGCCCGATGATAAAAGCCATTCCTGCCATTATCATATTGCCTTGATTCCTCTCCCTCTGTCTCCCTCTCCCCCAGCCTCCTCCCCGGAGCCATTCGTCTTTCTTCAGGATGATCAGGGGAGCCATACCCTGCAAAATTATCTTGCCGATCTGGAAGCAGAACTTCAGCTGACCAAAGAAAACCTGCAAACCACGGTGGAAGAGCTCCAGACCAGCAATGAAGAACTCCAGGCAACTAACGAGGAGTTATTGGCATCAAATGAAGAGCTGCAAAGCACCAATGAAGAACTGCATTCCGTTAATGAGGAACTCTACACTGTCAACGCAGAATTCGAGAGAAAAAATAGCGAACTCGAATCTCTCAACAGAGAACATCAGAACCTGCTGGACAGCCTGGAGGTAGGTGTTGTCTTTCTCGATAAGCACCTGGTGATCCGCAAATTCAACCCGGCCAGCGCCTATTCCTTTAAACTGCTGCCCCAGGATATCGGACGGCCCATTGATCACATTGCTTATCAGCTGACAGATCAAAACCGAATGCTCAATGATGTGCGCCAAGTGCTGGAGAGCGGCCATATGATGGAGCATGAGGTCCAAAGTCAGGATGGGGCCTGGCTCCTGCAACGGATGGTTCCCTATCGCGGCAAGGACCGCAGGATCAAAGGCGTTATCCTGACCTTTACTGATATTTCCGATATCAAATTGGCTGAACTGGCAATGCAAAAACATGCTACCGATTATAAGGTCACCTTTGACAACTTGCTCAGTGGCGTGGTGGTGCATGACCGTAATGCTGAAATCATCTTCAGTAATCCTGAAGCCCGCCGGATTTTAGGTCTGCCTGCCCCTCAAGCACACAGACAAAACAGTGGTGATATCAACTGGTACTTTACCGATGCTGAGGGCAAAATCCTCTCGGAAGAAGCCTGCCCGCTTGCACGTGTCCTGGGCAATCATGAGACTGTTTCCAATGAACTGCTGGGAATCAAACGGCCTCATCATCCCAACATCACCTGGATCTATCTGAACGGGATCCCGGTCCCTGATGAAAATGGTCAGGTGGATAAAGGCATTATCAACTTTGTCGACATCACTGCCTTACAACAGGCCAAGAAAGCCCTTGATGAGAAAACAGACCTGCTCACTATGTCGCAAAGTATTGGCCAGTTGGGCAGCTGGGTTTTTAACACCTCGGCTAATCAGCTGGAATGGTCCGAAGAAACCTATCATATTTTCGGTCTGGAACCCCAAAACTTTCAGGGCAACTATGAGACCTTTCTCGAACTGGTGCATCCAGAAGATCGTGCCCTCGTGCATCAAGCCTACTCCGATTCAGTTCAGCAGAATACGGAGCACTATGAAATAGAGCATCGCATCATCCGCCCACTGGACAAGGAGGTTCGCTTTGTCCATGAAAAATGTCATCACCAGCGGGACGCTTCTGGAAATATTCTCTGCTCAGTGGGTATTGTTCAGGATATTACAGAGCGGAAACAAACAGCTCTGGCTCTTCGGAGCGCCAAGGAAGTCGCTGAACAGGCCAGCCGGGCCAAGACACTCTTCCTGGCAAATATGAGCCATGAAATCCGGACACCGATGAATGTGATCATCGGTATGAATAAATTGATCCGGGAAACAGAGTTAACCCCAAGACAACGGGAATATGTTGAGATAGTGTATCGTTCCTCCCAGATACTCTTTGCCCTTATTGAAGATATCCTGGATTTCTCAAAAATCGAGGCAGGCAAAGTTGAACTGGAATCTATTCTTTTTCATCCCGGAGAGCTGATCCACAAAACAGCAGACATGCTACGGGTCGAGGCGGAAAATAAAGGTCTGCTCCTGGTCTGCAATATTGCCGATGATATTCCCCTGTCCGTGAAAGGTGACCCCACCCGCTTCTATCAGGTCATAATGAATCTGGTCAATAATGCGATTAAATTTACCGAGCAAGGGAAAATCACCATTCAGGCATCTCTGGAAAAGGAAACAAAGCAGCAGGTCACCCTTCTCTTCTCTGTCCAGGATTCCGGGATCGGCATCCCCCTTGATCGAATCCAGGAGCTCTTTCAACCCTTTTCCCAGATCGACCCCTCCACCACCCGAAAATTCGGAGGAACCGGGCTCGGTCTGGCCATCACCTCCTCCATTATCCACATGATGGGGGGGACCATTGAGGTAAAAAGTACTCCCGGCAAGGGTGCAATCTTTCTCTGTACCATCAGCTTTGACAAAGTTGCTTTAGAAGAACAGGAGCATGCAGCCAGATTGCAGGAAGAAAAGGACGCGGCTCAGCCCCCTCAACTTGCCGGGCTCAAAGGTCTCCTTGTTGAAGACAATCTGTTCAACCAGAAACTCGCCCATATCCTTTTGGAAAAAATGGCAATATCGGTTAAGTCCGCCTATAACGGGAAAGAGGCGATTAATGCGATCTACGAGGGCGAGTATGATTTTGTCCTCATGGATATCCAGATGCCGATTATGGACGGACTGGAGGCGACACGAATTCTGCGGGCCGAAGGAATTAACCTCCCGATCATCGCCCTGACAGCCAATGCCACGGCAAAGGATCGTGCTGATTGTCTTGCTGCCGGGATGAATGACTATCTCTCCAAACCCATTGATGAGGAGAAGTTGCGGGAGATTATTTTCAGGCAGGTGATGGGGAAGGAGTAA